One genomic window of Polyangium aurulentum includes the following:
- the dnaN gene encoding DNA polymerase III subunit beta, with translation MDLVIAKKDLLRLVARCQGVADKKSAMPVLANVLLAADGNALRVSATDLYLAVSGQTAAEVVSAGSVAVPAKDLLERVKAMPDGPIQVTSREGAQTVIKAVGSPRRYTLHGMPGGEFPQLPKAAPDAPSLELPAELLSTLIARTHFSISTDETRAHVNSALFEWAGQRVRMVTTDGHRLSKMEATLDGTQATATMLIPLKAIHELRRLADEAKAEKETPTVHITQSGPNAFFGVAGMTFSVKLVDAQFPPYQQVIPAGSDKSIRAPRAQLAEALRAVSLAASDRTGGVKLTITSRALRITSESPESGNGFDEVPIDYEGNDVTIGFNAKYFLDVLASVDEDEVTLSVSGELDPAVIRPGSDESGPQSYVAVIMPMRI, from the coding sequence ATGGACCTCGTCATCGCGAAGAAAGACCTCCTGCGGCTCGTCGCCCGCTGCCAGGGCGTCGCCGACAAGAAGAGCGCCATGCCGGTGCTCGCCAACGTGCTGCTCGCCGCCGACGGCAACGCGCTGCGCGTCTCCGCAACCGACCTGTACTTGGCGGTGAGCGGTCAGACGGCAGCCGAGGTCGTCTCCGCGGGCTCGGTCGCCGTGCCCGCGAAGGATCTCCTCGAGCGCGTCAAAGCGATGCCCGACGGTCCGATCCAGGTGACCTCGAGGGAGGGCGCGCAGACCGTCATCAAGGCCGTGGGCTCGCCGCGCCGCTACACCCTTCACGGGATGCCGGGTGGGGAATTCCCTCAGCTTCCGAAGGCCGCTCCTGACGCGCCCTCGCTCGAGCTGCCCGCCGAGCTGCTCTCGACGCTCATCGCCCGCACGCACTTCTCGATCTCGACCGACGAGACGCGCGCCCACGTGAACAGCGCGCTCTTCGAGTGGGCCGGGCAGCGGGTGCGCATGGTCACGACCGACGGCCACCGCCTGTCGAAGATGGAGGCCACGCTCGACGGCACGCAGGCCACGGCGACGATGCTCATCCCGCTGAAGGCCATCCACGAGCTGCGCCGCCTCGCCGACGAGGCCAAGGCCGAGAAGGAGACGCCGACCGTTCACATCACGCAGAGCGGCCCGAACGCGTTCTTCGGCGTCGCCGGCATGACGTTCTCGGTGAAGCTCGTCGACGCGCAGTTCCCGCCCTATCAGCAGGTCATTCCGGCGGGCAGCGACAAGTCGATCCGCGCCCCCCGCGCGCAGCTCGCCGAGGCCCTGCGCGCCGTCTCGCTCGCCGCGAGCGACAGGACCGGCGGCGTCAAGCTCACGATCACCTCGCGCGCGCTGCGCATCACGAGCGAGAGCCCCGAGAGCGGCAACGGCTTCGACGAGGTGCCCATCGACTACGAGGGCAACGACGTCACGATCGGCTTCAACGCAAAGTACTTCCTCGACGTGCTCGCCTCGGTCGACGAGGACGAGGTCACGCTCAGCGTCTCGGGCGAGCTCGACCCCGCGGTGATTCGCCCCGGGAGCGACGAGTCGGGGCCGCAGAGCTACGTCGCCGTCATCATGCCGATGCGCATCTGA
- a CDS encoding ABC transporter ATP-binding protein translates to MTGIARVVAKGLLKSYGPTVALRGVSATLERARLTLIEGANGSGKSTLLGILGTVVRPTSGHVVYEPIGDDPSAVRGEIGWLSHETLCYPDLTGRRNVELAARLHGLDAREAWARVEERFELGSFSSRPVRTYSRGQRQRIALARALVHEPSLVLLDEPTTGLDKHGVSRLLAMVNDEVSRGAAVVVVSHEPELFRERAGARLVLERGRVIDSQG, encoded by the coding sequence GTGACGGGGATCGCGCGGGTCGTCGCGAAGGGCCTGCTCAAGTCGTACGGGCCGACGGTGGCGCTGCGGGGCGTGAGCGCGACGCTCGAGCGGGCGCGCCTGACGTTGATCGAGGGCGCGAACGGTTCGGGCAAGTCGACGCTGCTCGGCATCCTGGGCACGGTCGTGCGGCCGACGTCGGGCCATGTGGTGTACGAGCCGATCGGCGATGATCCGAGCGCGGTGCGCGGCGAGATCGGGTGGTTGTCGCACGAGACGCTCTGCTATCCGGACCTGACGGGGCGGAGGAACGTGGAGCTGGCGGCGCGGCTGCACGGTCTCGACGCGCGCGAGGCGTGGGCGCGTGTGGAGGAGCGATTCGAGCTAGGGAGCTTCTCATCGAGGCCGGTGCGTACCTATTCGCGAGGGCAGCGGCAGCGCATTGCGCTCGCGCGAGCGCTCGTGCACGAGCCGTCGCTGGTATTGCTCGACGAGCCGACGACAGGCCTCGACAAACACGGCGTCTCGCGCCTGCTCGCGATGGTCAATGATGAGGTGAGCCGGGGAGCGGCCGTGGTCGTGGTATCGCACGAGCCCGAGCTCTTCCGCGAGCGCGCAGGAGCGCGCCTGGTGCTCGAGCGCGGTCGGGTAATCGATAGCCAAGGCTGA
- the recF gene encoding DNA replication/repair protein RecF (All proteins in this family for which functions are known are DNA-binding proteins that assist the filamentation of RecA onto DNA for the initiation of recombination or recombinational repair.) yields MPRLELERLTVRALRVVARADMEPAPRLNVIWGNNGHGKTSLLEAIYFVATSKSFRTSRIAELVRHGDEATSVRARFIETGGALAPIAREQTAAVQGKSVVVRLDGNRPGTLAEYATRSPVVAFHPEELALSSGPALGRRTLLDRLALFMSPQSAEERARYARALKARSELLRRGTDKPEDTREIEAFEALCAQHGAAVTRARAAAFEALVAELVPAFAQIAAPGLVLEARYARGGSPDPDEALAELQRQRRRDAHRQSAGFGPHRDDLDLLLDGHPARVVASQGQHRALTLALKAAETATIAAVRGVEPVLLLDDVSSELDPDRTGALFAFLGLARGQIFLTTTRPELIVTPGIAASDRRDFRVEHGELSHPSR; encoded by the coding sequence ATGCCTCGCCTCGAGCTCGAAAGGCTCACGGTCCGCGCCCTGCGTGTCGTTGCTCGCGCAGACATGGAGCCCGCGCCGCGCCTCAACGTCATCTGGGGCAACAACGGCCACGGCAAGACGAGCCTCCTCGAGGCCATCTACTTCGTCGCGACCTCGAAGAGCTTTCGCACCTCGCGCATCGCGGAGCTCGTGCGGCACGGCGACGAGGCGACGAGCGTGCGTGCGCGATTCATCGAAACGGGAGGCGCATTGGCGCCGATCGCGCGGGAGCAGACCGCGGCCGTGCAAGGCAAGAGCGTCGTCGTGCGCCTCGATGGTAATCGCCCGGGCACGCTCGCCGAGTACGCGACGCGCTCGCCCGTCGTCGCGTTTCACCCCGAGGAGCTGGCCCTGTCGAGCGGGCCTGCGCTCGGGCGTCGCACGCTGCTCGACCGGCTCGCCCTGTTCATGAGCCCGCAAAGCGCCGAGGAGCGAGCCCGCTATGCGCGCGCGCTGAAGGCGCGGAGCGAGCTTTTGCGGCGCGGCACGGACAAGCCCGAGGACACGCGCGAGATCGAGGCTTTCGAGGCGCTCTGCGCGCAGCACGGGGCCGCCGTCACGCGGGCGCGCGCTGCGGCTTTCGAGGCGCTGGTCGCCGAGCTGGTCCCCGCGTTCGCGCAGATCGCGGCGCCCGGGCTCGTGCTCGAGGCGCGTTACGCTCGCGGGGGCTCGCCTGATCCGGACGAGGCGCTCGCGGAGCTGCAACGGCAGCGCCGCCGCGATGCGCACCGGCAGAGCGCGGGATTCGGGCCGCACCGCGACGATCTCGACCTTTTGCTCGACGGGCATCCGGCGCGCGTGGTGGCTTCGCAGGGGCAGCACCGGGCGCTCACGCTCGCGCTCAAAGCGGCGGAGACGGCGACGATCGCGGCCGTGCGCGGTGTCGAGCCCGTGCTGTTGCTCGATGACGTCTCGAGCGAGCTCGACCCTGATCGTACGGGGGCGCTCTTTGCGTTCCTCGGGCTCGCGCGCGGCCAGATTTTCCTGACGACCACGCGGCCCGAGCTCATCGTGACGCCGGGCATCGCGGCGTCCGATCGGCGCGATTTTCGGGTGGAGCACGGCGAGCTTTCGCACCCCTCGCGGTGA
- the gyrB gene encoding DNA topoisomerase (ATP-hydrolyzing) subunit B, translating into MTTEPTTIQTSEAMPANGQTYDAHSITALEGLEAVRKRPGMYIGDVHDGSGLHHLVWEAVDNAVDEHLAGHCTEIRATIHFDGSVSVEDNGRGIPVGMHAKGVSAAEVVMTVLHAGGKFDNASYKVSAGLHGVGVSAVNAVSEWLKLEIKREDKVWFQEYARGVPKAPLKSIGVTDRTGTKLTFKPDPTIFTVTEFSWEILAARLRELAFLNAGLIIYLTDERPGGKAETYHYKGGIGEFVALLNETKEPVHDDVITFVAQQDIPLDSNGHRVGGGAPVSVEVAMQWNASYNEAIYCYTNNVPNKDGGTHLTGLRAALTKTINNYGKANNLFKDLKQDLSGEDAREGLTCVLSVKHPDPSFDSQTKSKLVSSEVRGIVENVVVDKLAQYFEENPPIARKIIEKAVVAAKAREAARKAREVIRKGSLDVTSLSGKLADCQSKDPEKSELYIVEGESAGGSAKQGRDRHFQAILPLKGKILNVERARLDKMLSSAEVGTLITALGCGINDAGGFEIDKLRYQKIILMTDADVDGSHIRTLLLTFFFRQMPEVIEKGYLFIAQPPLYRVRKGKKDLYMKDQAALDEFLISNAVEGVEVVGAGKDHGISGKPLRELAVRLKRFRAALANLDKRCDARIVAALIRASGLGREALRDRAKVEEAAQKLQVYLKNRYPDIFPLTVKTSWEEEHGAGIISVQPRPGASARNSVIDWALVNAPEYEEAWNIDQTLRDMVGEAPYRARTSAGEEELDSSETLIDYLDTRGRKGISISRYKGLGEMNADELWETTMNPDGRTMLQVRIDDAMETDKLFNILMGDQVEPRRNFIEQNALQVKNLDI; encoded by the coding sequence ATGACGACCGAACCCACGACCATTCAGACGAGCGAAGCGATGCCGGCGAACGGCCAGACCTATGACGCGCACAGCATCACTGCGCTCGAGGGGCTGGAGGCGGTGCGCAAGCGGCCCGGGATGTACATCGGCGACGTCCACGACGGGTCTGGGCTGCACCACCTGGTATGGGAGGCCGTCGACAACGCGGTCGACGAGCACCTGGCCGGCCACTGCACCGAGATCCGGGCGACGATCCACTTCGACGGCTCGGTCTCCGTGGAGGACAACGGCCGCGGCATTCCGGTGGGCATGCACGCGAAGGGCGTGAGCGCGGCCGAGGTCGTGATGACCGTGCTGCACGCCGGCGGCAAGTTCGACAACGCGAGCTACAAGGTCTCGGCCGGCCTGCACGGCGTCGGCGTGAGCGCCGTCAACGCGGTCTCGGAGTGGCTGAAGCTCGAGATCAAGCGTGAGGACAAGGTCTGGTTCCAGGAGTATGCGCGCGGCGTGCCGAAGGCCCCGCTCAAGTCGATCGGCGTGACTGACCGGACGGGCACGAAGCTGACCTTCAAGCCCGACCCGACGATCTTCACGGTCACCGAGTTTTCCTGGGAGATCCTCGCGGCGCGCCTGCGCGAGCTCGCGTTCCTCAACGCGGGCCTGATCATCTACCTGACCGACGAGCGGCCGGGCGGCAAAGCGGAGACGTACCATTACAAGGGCGGCATCGGGGAGTTCGTGGCCCTGCTGAACGAGACGAAGGAGCCGGTGCACGACGACGTGATCACGTTCGTCGCGCAGCAGGATATCCCCCTCGACAGCAACGGTCATCGCGTGGGCGGCGGCGCGCCGGTGTCGGTCGAGGTGGCGATGCAATGGAACGCTTCGTACAACGAGGCGATCTATTGCTACACGAACAACGTGCCGAACAAGGACGGCGGCACGCACCTGACGGGCCTGCGGGCGGCGCTCACGAAGACGATCAACAACTACGGCAAGGCGAACAACCTCTTCAAGGATCTGAAGCAGGATCTATCGGGCGAGGACGCGCGCGAGGGGCTCACCTGCGTGCTCAGCGTCAAGCATCCCGATCCGTCGTTCGACTCGCAGACGAAATCGAAGCTCGTTTCGAGCGAGGTTCGGGGCATCGTCGAGAACGTCGTCGTCGACAAGCTCGCGCAGTACTTCGAGGAGAACCCGCCCATCGCGCGCAAGATCATCGAGAAGGCGGTGGTCGCGGCGAAGGCGCGCGAGGCGGCGCGCAAGGCGCGTGAGGTCATCCGCAAGGGCTCGCTCGACGTGACGAGCCTGTCGGGCAAGCTCGCCGACTGCCAGTCGAAGGACCCCGAGAAGAGCGAGCTGTACATCGTCGAGGGCGAGAGCGCCGGCGGCAGCGCGAAGCAGGGTCGCGACCGCCATTTCCAGGCCATCCTGCCGCTCAAGGGCAAGATCCTGAATGTCGAGCGCGCGCGCCTCGACAAGATGCTCAGCTCGGCCGAGGTCGGCACGCTGATCACCGCGCTCGGCTGTGGCATCAACGACGCCGGCGGCTTCGAGATCGACAAGCTGCGCTACCAGAAGATCATCCTGATGACCGACGCCGACGTCGACGGCTCGCACATCCGGACGCTCTTGCTCACGTTCTTCTTCCGGCAGATGCCCGAGGTGATCGAGAAGGGCTACCTCTTCATCGCGCAGCCGCCTCTCTATCGCGTCCGCAAGGGCAAGAAGGACCTTTACATGAAGGACCAGGCCGCGCTCGACGAGTTCCTCATCAGCAATGCTGTCGAGGGCGTCGAGGTGGTCGGTGCGGGCAAGGATCACGGCATCAGCGGCAAGCCCCTGCGCGAGCTGGCGGTTCGGCTCAAGCGGTTCCGCGCCGCGCTGGCAAACCTCGACAAACGCTGTGACGCGCGCATCGTTGCCGCGCTCATTCGCGCGAGCGGCCTCGGGCGCGAGGCTTTGCGCGATCGGGCGAAGGTCGAGGAGGCCGCGCAGAAGCTCCAGGTGTATCTGAAGAACCGCTATCCCGACATCTTCCCGCTCACGGTGAAGACGTCCTGGGAAGAGGAGCACGGGGCCGGCATCATCTCCGTGCAACCGCGCCCGGGCGCGTCGGCGCGCAATAGCGTGATCGACTGGGCGCTCGTCAACGCGCCCGAGTACGAGGAGGCCTGGAACATCGACCAGACCCTGCGCGACATGGTCGGCGAAGCCCCCTACCGCGCCCGCACGAGCGCGGGCGAGGAGGAGCTCGATAGCAGCGAGACGCTCATCGATTACCTCGACACGCGCGGCCGCAAGGGCATCAGCATCAGCCGTTACAAGGGCCTCGGCGAGATGAACGCCGACGAGCTTTGGGAGACGACGATGAACCCCGACGGCCGCACGATGCTCCAGGTGCGCATCGACGACGCCATGGAGACGGACAAGCTCTTCAACATCCTGATGGGCGATCAGGTGGAGCCGCGCCGTAACTTCATCGAGCAGAACGCGCTCCAGGTGAAGAACCTGGACATCTGA
- a CDS encoding M16 family metallopeptidase: protein MRDVSFPLHEKRFPSGLRVILEEDHRTPLVGLFLVVGAGSSSDPQGKEGLAHYVEHLAFRSRPYGKSSLRRLLERAGAAQWNAFTGLDDTVYYEVGPASALPEMLRLEGARMLAPIAKVTPETLAVELEVVANELRQSNETGFVGEMLGAMQAAVFPAGHPYARPVIGTHESLHAITPVDIEAFLKRHYRPDNMTLVILGDIKPAEIGPIVESSLPEALLAAPTPVKPGPRLAPRAPEPPAPPPARLVRKEGAVATPELWIGWSLPRSFDAEAYLVEFMEREVNEQLRGAARADDDIAFVSTELVSGTQASMLLCRVVLNRGGHPERSMERVLDRMHNVWTRPNNATEVQADAMRFDHRKRAAVVNMLLEAEHIGSRGVARATITHFSQDPSLYSRALNNVIALQPRRVADLADRYLNRDRARAVLFTPPAGGGARASAFPVSATALDEEDPLPMRVDEDRLKGIAVPPGVSWYTQLNLPNGLEVVLGRREGLPLVSVGLMLRGGLTAIDPAAAHVAALLAAPRETWHGDPKEFGGQMTVSHMRDRSAYMLQGASGNVGIMLGILAERVRSMDVDSGKWASFERDTVSYLSLTEQQPKMRAERSFLSTLFADHPFGRVVTGKDLGDSSVGAAQRWIDATHTPRNAVLAVIGEIDPTEVEKIVRDQFEGWKDQGPAPAAVTAARMEGEPMAPRFVVTHRPGATQAEVRFGCLLPPTERAAVEVRHDLVGALVENRLGKVLRQQLGATYGIDANAWVLAGGSSFLEVTGAVENGKLGKALATLTGTLTSLAEAPASPGALAEAKLALARHVATAYVTNGDITRSVLGLRLRGYPLQDGDAYGKLLAAVPAEAVQRDFKRCQGGQPTISILGDEVIVRAAIKEASTPAAPASPAPSPPAP, encoded by the coding sequence ATGCGTGACGTTTCCTTCCCCCTTCACGAGAAGCGCTTCCCCTCGGGTCTGCGCGTCATCCTCGAGGAGGACCACCGCACCCCGCTCGTGGGCCTGTTCCTGGTCGTCGGCGCCGGCTCGTCGAGCGACCCGCAAGGAAAAGAGGGCCTCGCCCATTACGTCGAGCACCTCGCCTTCCGCTCCAGGCCTTACGGCAAGTCGAGCCTGCGGCGCCTGCTCGAGCGCGCCGGCGCTGCCCAGTGGAACGCGTTCACCGGGCTCGACGACACCGTCTACTACGAGGTCGGCCCCGCCTCCGCGCTCCCCGAAATGTTGCGCCTCGAGGGCGCGCGCATGCTCGCTCCCATCGCGAAGGTCACCCCCGAAACCCTCGCCGTAGAGCTCGAGGTCGTCGCCAACGAGCTGCGCCAGAGCAACGAGACCGGGTTCGTGGGCGAGATGCTCGGCGCCATGCAGGCCGCCGTCTTCCCTGCCGGTCACCCCTACGCGCGCCCCGTCATCGGCACCCACGAGAGCTTGCACGCCATCACGCCCGTGGACATCGAGGCCTTTCTCAAGCGCCACTATCGGCCCGACAACATGACCCTCGTCATCCTCGGCGACATCAAGCCCGCCGAGATCGGACCGATCGTCGAGAGCAGCCTACCTGAGGCGCTCCTGGCAGCTCCCACGCCCGTCAAGCCCGGCCCGCGCCTGGCGCCCCGCGCGCCCGAACCGCCCGCGCCTCCGCCCGCGCGCCTCGTGCGCAAGGAGGGCGCCGTTGCCACCCCCGAGCTGTGGATCGGCTGGTCCCTTCCCCGCAGCTTCGATGCCGAGGCGTACCTGGTCGAATTCATGGAGCGCGAGGTGAACGAGCAGCTTCGAGGCGCGGCCCGCGCGGACGACGACATCGCCTTCGTCTCCACCGAGCTCGTGTCCGGCACCCAGGCCTCCATGCTCCTCTGCCGCGTCGTGCTCAACCGCGGTGGCCACCCCGAGCGCAGCATGGAGCGCGTGCTCGACAGGATGCACAACGTGTGGACCAGGCCGAACAACGCGACGGAGGTGCAGGCCGACGCCATGCGCTTCGACCACCGCAAGCGCGCCGCCGTGGTGAACATGCTGCTCGAGGCCGAGCACATCGGCTCGCGGGGCGTCGCGCGCGCCACCATTACGCATTTTTCGCAGGACCCGTCATTGTATTCGCGCGCATTGAACAATGTCATTGCGCTCCAGCCGCGCCGCGTCGCCGACCTCGCCGACCGCTATCTCAATCGCGACCGCGCCCGTGCCGTGCTGTTCACGCCCCCCGCGGGCGGCGGCGCGCGCGCCTCCGCCTTCCCCGTGTCCGCGACCGCGCTGGACGAGGAGGACCCGCTCCCGATGCGCGTCGACGAGGATCGCCTGAAGGGCATCGCGGTCCCGCCGGGCGTCTCGTGGTACACGCAGCTCAATCTCCCCAATGGCCTCGAGGTGGTCCTCGGCCGGCGTGAGGGGCTCCCGCTCGTGAGCGTCGGGCTGATGCTCCGCGGAGGGTTGACGGCCATCGATCCCGCCGCGGCCCATGTGGCCGCGCTGCTCGCCGCGCCTCGCGAGACCTGGCATGGCGACCCCAAGGAGTTCGGCGGTCAGATGACGGTGTCGCACATGCGGGACCGCTCCGCCTACATGCTCCAGGGCGCCTCCGGGAACGTGGGCATCATGCTCGGCATCCTCGCCGAGCGCGTGCGCTCGATGGACGTCGACTCGGGCAAGTGGGCCTCCTTCGAGCGCGACACGGTGTCCTACCTGAGCCTCACCGAGCAGCAGCCGAAGATGCGCGCCGAACGCAGCTTCCTCTCGACGCTCTTCGCCGACCATCCCTTCGGCCGCGTCGTGACGGGCAAGGACCTCGGTGACTCGAGCGTCGGCGCTGCGCAGCGGTGGATCGACGCGACGCACACGCCGCGCAACGCGGTGCTCGCGGTGATTGGAGAGATCGACCCGACCGAGGTGGAGAAGATCGTTCGCGACCAGTTCGAGGGCTGGAAGGACCAAGGCCCCGCCCCGGCCGCAGTCACGGCGGCCCGGATGGAGGGTGAGCCGATGGCGCCGCGGTTCGTGGTGACGCACAGGCCAGGCGCCACGCAGGCGGAGGTCCGGTTCGGTTGCTTGCTGCCTCCGACCGAGAGGGCTGCGGTGGAGGTGCGGCACGACCTCGTCGGCGCGCTCGTCGAGAATCGCCTCGGCAAGGTGCTTCGGCAGCAGCTCGGCGCGACGTACGGCATCGATGCGAACGCGTGGGTGCTGGCGGGTGGGTCGAGCTTCCTCGAGGTCACGGGCGCGGTGGAGAACGGCAAGCTCGGCAAGGCGCTCGCGACGCTCACGGGCACGCTCACGAGCCTGGCCGAGGCGCCCGCGTCGCCTGGTGCGCTCGCCGAGGCGAAGCTCGCGCTCGCGCGGCACGTGGCGACCGCGTACGTGACCAACGGCGACATCACCCGGAGCGTGCTCGGGCTGCGGCTCAGGGGATATCCCCTCCAGGACGGCGACGCTTACGGCAAGCTGCTCGCCGCTGTCCCGGCCGAGGCCGTGCAGCGGGACTTCAAGCGCTGCCAGGGGGGCCAACCGACGATCTCGATCCTGGGCGACGAGGTGATCGTGCGCGCCGCCATCAAGGAAGCGAGCACGCCTGCCGCTCCTGCGTCACCCGCGCCTTCGCCTCCCGCGCCCTGA
- a CDS encoding serine/threonine-protein kinase — protein MSELRCRHCGIRHDERLVICPATGLAIAPGPAAPLRAAVPAPRGLIPPAPSIPRPLGMPPARPGTAPAPAPSPRSAEPITSRKPAQRSLVGTVIGGKYGVKALIGEGGMGAVYEAEHLAIGRKVAVKVMHPKHAQQSESVARLRHEARVAGSIGHPNICEIHDLGRLDDGTPYLVMERLVGETLDERIKREGALPERDIADVMSQVLSALAAAHAKGIIHRDLKPENIFLVRRAGSAPLAKLLDFGISKAIDADEHAADLTMPGIVMGTPYYMAPEQARGDRGLDHRVDLWAAGVILYESLSGRRPFVARNYNALLVQILTSKHRPLSEVRPGITPALERVVDKALSKMREDRFQAAGEFHDAIRRALEPDPVAVQRKKVPSRVAFSEEPEEDETMILSLSHQELGLLGGGRNRAPRSTREGSAAVCPPANAAVPPSSPPSTLSRTQVTQQPAPASAPAASAPASAPASSRAPLPPPSTRAPLPPPPPSTRAPLLPPPPPPPMAAPPPRPPPWAAQAPAYHPAPPHPAPAPPLAVPRPGPPPPPPPPRPAPAAAPMSDDDAEDEHTLVDPPSFADDRTTLVRPFPAPTPEKGT, from the coding sequence ATGAGTGAGCTCCGCTGCCGGCACTGCGGCATCCGTCACGACGAACGGCTCGTGATCTGCCCGGCTACGGGGCTGGCGATCGCGCCTGGCCCGGCTGCACCGTTGCGTGCGGCCGTCCCTGCGCCGCGAGGCCTCATCCCGCCTGCGCCAAGCATTCCACGCCCCCTCGGCATGCCCCCGGCGCGCCCCGGCACGGCCCCGGCCCCCGCGCCGTCGCCGCGCAGCGCCGAGCCCATCACCTCGCGAAAGCCCGCGCAGCGCAGCCTCGTGGGCACGGTGATCGGCGGCAAGTACGGGGTCAAGGCGCTCATCGGCGAGGGCGGCATGGGCGCGGTCTACGAGGCCGAGCACCTCGCCATCGGGCGCAAGGTGGCCGTGAAGGTCATGCACCCGAAGCACGCGCAGCAGTCGGAGTCCGTCGCGCGTCTGCGGCACGAGGCGCGCGTCGCCGGCAGCATCGGGCACCCGAACATCTGCGAGATTCACGACCTCGGCCGGCTCGACGACGGCACGCCTTACCTCGTGATGGAGCGGCTCGTGGGCGAGACGCTCGACGAGCGCATCAAGCGCGAAGGCGCGCTGCCCGAGCGCGACATCGCCGACGTGATGAGCCAGGTCCTTTCGGCGCTCGCCGCCGCGCACGCGAAGGGCATCATCCACAGGGACCTGAAGCCCGAGAACATCTTCCTCGTGCGCCGCGCGGGCTCGGCGCCGCTCGCCAAGCTGCTCGACTTCGGCATCTCGAAGGCCATCGACGCCGACGAGCACGCGGCCGACCTCACGATGCCGGGCATCGTCATGGGCACGCCTTACTACATGGCGCCCGAGCAGGCGCGCGGCGACAGGGGCCTCGATCACCGCGTCGATCTGTGGGCCGCGGGCGTGATCCTCTACGAGTCGCTGAGCGGCAGGAGGCCCTTCGTGGCGCGGAACTACAACGCGCTGCTCGTGCAGATCCTGACCTCGAAGCACCGGCCGCTCTCCGAGGTGCGCCCTGGCATCACGCCGGCGCTCGAGCGCGTGGTCGACAAGGCCCTGTCGAAGATGCGCGAGGACCGCTTCCAGGCCGCGGGCGAGTTTCACGACGCCATCCGGCGCGCGCTCGAGCCCGACCCCGTGGCCGTGCAGCGCAAGAAGGTCCCCTCGCGCGTGGCGTTCTCCGAAGAGCCCGAGGAGGACGAGACGATGATCCTGTCCTTGTCGCACCAGGAGCTCGGGCTGCTCGGCGGTGGGCGTAACCGCGCGCCTCGCTCGACGCGCGAGGGCTCGGCGGCCGTGTGTCCTCCTGCGAATGCGGCCGTCCCTCCGTCGAGCCCGCCGTCGACGCTCTCGAGGACGCAGGTGACGCAGCAGCCCGCGCCCGCATCTGCGCCTGCAGCGTCTGCGCCCGCGTCCGCGCCTGCGTCTTCGCGAGCGCCGCTGCCGCCGCCGTCGACGCGAGCGCCGCTGCCGCCGCCGCCGCCGTCGACGCGAGCGCCGCTGCTTCCTCCGCCCCCTCCCCCGCCGATGGCGGCGCCTCCGCCGCGTCCGCCGCCTTGGGCCGCGCAGGCGCCGGCGTACCATCCCGCTCCTCCGCATCCCGCCCCAGCGCCGCCGCTCGCGGTGCCGAGGCCGGGGCCGCCTCCGCCTCCGCCTCCTCCGCGTCCGGCTCCTGCGGCAGCGCCGATGTCGGACGACGATGCCGAGGACGAGCACACGCTGGTGGACCCGCCGTCGTTCGCGGATGACCGCACGACGCTCGTGCGTCCGTTTCCGGCGCCGACGCCGGAGAAGGGCACGTGA